A region of Mesorhizobium sp. AR02 DNA encodes the following proteins:
- the rfaE1 gene encoding D-glycero-beta-D-manno-heptose-7-phosphate kinase, with the protein MIKHNPPSPEPLHRAIARFGDVAVLVVGDLILDRFVNGVIERISPEAPIPVLHGRGESSAMGGAGNVVANIVSLGARAIPVSVIGTDTAGDSLVRMLGELGAETAGLSQQRGRMTSSKSRFSALNQQVLRFDEEEIKPLGEAERAGLIWHFRAALSGADIVILSDYGKGILLDGVAAELIAICREAGKPVLVDPKGRDYARYAGATAITPNRKELGEAVGHAVFTDDEIVEAARELVAAHGFDFVVATRSEKGMSVVGPDEARHIATQAREVFDVSGAGDTVIATFALALASGADPVAAASIANAAGGVVVGKRGTARLTVEELTGALFRSHGPTAHKDAILDAASAARMVAAWKEEGLSVGFTNGCFDILHAGHVSLLHAARSQCDRLVLGLNSDASVRRLKGPGRPVNDQHDRACVLAALASVDAVVVFEEDTPLALIEALLPDILVKGADYTIDTVVGADVVQKAGGRVVLVDLVAGKSTTGTIGKLRAGSTN; encoded by the coding sequence ATGATCAAGCACAATCCGCCTTCTCCCGAACCCCTGCACCGCGCCATTGCGCGCTTTGGCGATGTTGCCGTGCTGGTGGTCGGCGACCTCATCCTCGACCGCTTCGTCAACGGCGTTATCGAGCGGATTTCGCCGGAGGCGCCGATCCCGGTGCTGCATGGGCGCGGCGAAAGCTCGGCCATGGGCGGCGCCGGCAATGTCGTGGCCAACATCGTCTCGCTCGGCGCGCGTGCCATTCCGGTGTCGGTGATCGGTACTGACACAGCCGGCGACAGCCTGGTGCGGATGCTTGGCGAGCTTGGCGCCGAGACAGCGGGCCTTTCGCAGCAGCGCGGCCGCATGACGTCGTCGAAGAGCCGCTTCAGCGCTCTCAACCAGCAGGTGCTGCGTTTCGACGAGGAAGAAATCAAGCCGCTCGGCGAGGCGGAGCGGGCGGGACTGATCTGGCATTTCCGTGCCGCACTCTCGGGGGCCGACATCGTCATCCTGTCCGATTACGGCAAGGGCATCCTGCTCGACGGCGTCGCCGCCGAACTGATCGCCATCTGCCGCGAGGCGGGCAAGCCGGTGCTGGTCGATCCCAAGGGCCGTGACTATGCCCGCTATGCCGGCGCGACCGCCATCACCCCCAACCGCAAGGAGCTTGGCGAGGCCGTCGGCCATGCGGTGTTTACCGATGACGAGATCGTCGAGGCCGCTCGCGAACTGGTTGCGGCGCATGGCTTCGACTTCGTCGTCGCCACCCGCAGCGAAAAGGGCATGAGCGTCGTCGGCCCCGATGAGGCACGCCACATCGCCACCCAGGCGCGCGAAGTGTTCGACGTTTCGGGCGCCGGCGACACGGTGATCGCGACATTCGCGCTGGCGCTGGCGTCGGGTGCCGATCCGGTCGCTGCGGCCTCGATCGCCAATGCCGCCGGCGGCGTCGTGGTGGGCAAGCGCGGCACCGCGCGGCTGACGGTCGAAGAGCTTACCGGCGCGCTGTTTCGCTCGCACGGACCAACCGCTCACAAGGACGCCATCCTCGATGCCGCATCGGCCGCGCGCATGGTGGCGGCCTGGAAGGAAGAAGGTCTCAGCGTCGGCTTCACCAATGGCTGCTTCGATATCCTGCATGCCGGCCATGTCAGCCTGCTGCACGCGGCGCGCAGCCAGTGCGACCGGCTGGTGCTCGGCCTCAACAGCGATGCCTCGGTGCGGCGGCTGAAAGGGCCGGGCCGCCCGGTCAACGACCAGCATGACCGCGCCTGCGTGCTCGCGGCCCTGGCCTCGGTCGACGCCGTCGTCGTCTTCGAGGAGGACACGCCGCTGGCGCTGATAGAGGCGCTTCTGCCCGACATACTGGTCAAGGGCGCGGATTATACGATCGACACCGTGGTCGGCGCCGATGTCGTGCAGAAGGCCGGCGGGCGCGTCGTGCTGGTCGATCTCGTTGCCGGCAAGAGCACCACCGGCACCATCGGCAAATTGCGCGCCGGCTCTACAAACTGA
- a CDS encoding D-sedoheptulose-7-phosphate isomerase produces MSELNDYLVRSAAAITAMVERDLTGEMERAVGAVVTALSSGKALLIAGNGGSASDAIHIAGELVGRFLKERKAYNVIALPANAAVLTAWGNDYGFDTVFSRQVEAHGSAGGVLLAISTSGNSPSILAAAEQARMMDMTVIGLTGDTGGKLKPLCDILLNVPSTSTPIIQQGHLCLYHHLCEVVETRLSNG; encoded by the coding sequence ATGTCTGAACTGAACGACTATCTTGTCCGCTCGGCGGCCGCGATCACGGCGATGGTCGAACGTGACCTGACCGGCGAGATGGAGCGGGCGGTGGGTGCCGTGGTGACGGCGCTTTCGTCGGGCAAGGCCCTCCTGATCGCCGGTAATGGCGGCTCGGCCAGCGACGCCATCCATATCGCCGGCGAACTGGTCGGCCGCTTCCTCAAGGAGCGCAAGGCCTACAATGTCATCGCGCTGCCGGCCAATGCCGCCGTGCTGACCGCATGGGGCAACGACTACGGCTTCGACACGGTGTTCTCGCGCCAGGTCGAGGCGCATGGCTCGGCCGGCGGTGTGCTTCTGGCGATTTCGACCAGCGGCAATTCGCCGAGCATCCTCGCCGCCGCCGAACAGGCGCGGATGATGGACATGACGGTGATCGGCCTGACCGGCGACACCGGCGGCAAGCTGAAGCCCTTGTGCGATATCCTGCTCAACGTGCCCTCGACCTCGACGCCGATCATCCAGCAGGGGCATCTGTGCCTCTATCATCATCTCTGCGAAGTGGTCGAAACGCGCCTCAGCAATGGCTGA
- the gmhB gene encoding D-glycero-beta-D-manno-heptose 1,7-bisphosphate 7-phosphatase gives MADKVVTPLTEPGVWVERIGDRVFPERLPALFLDRDGTINVDTDYPSDPAEIELRPQMLPAIAAANHAGIPVVVVTNQSGIARGYFDWSVFAAVNGRVLELLNDQGVFVDMVLACAYHEAGVGPLAVADHPMRKPNPGMLIEAGKRLALDLRHSLIVGDKLADMHAGRRAGLAQGWLVDGEAAIQRGFAIRRLQDDDDLAGLITAIEALGRDNRS, from the coding sequence ATGGCTGACAAGGTGGTGACGCCGCTGACCGAGCCGGGTGTGTGGGTCGAGCGGATCGGCGACCGGGTTTTCCCCGAGCGCCTGCCGGCGCTGTTCCTCGACCGCGACGGCACCATCAACGTCGATACCGACTATCCCAGCGACCCGGCCGAGATCGAGCTCAGGCCACAGATGCTGCCGGCGATCGCGGCCGCCAACCACGCCGGAATCCCCGTCGTCGTGGTCACCAACCAGTCCGGCATTGCGCGCGGTTATTTCGACTGGAGCGTCTTTGCGGCGGTGAACGGCCGCGTGTTGGAGCTGTTGAACGATCAGGGCGTGTTCGTCGACATGGTGCTTGCCTGCGCCTACCACGAGGCCGGTGTCGGGCCGCTCGCTGTTGCCGATCATCCGATGCGCAAGCCCAATCCGGGCATGCTGATCGAGGCGGGCAAACGCCTTGCTCTCGATCTCCGGCACTCCCTGATCGTCGGCGACAAGCTCGCCGACATGCATGCGGGACGGCGCGCCGGTCTGGCACAGGGCTGGCTGGTCGACGGCGAGGCGGCGATTCAACGCGGCTTCGCCATCAGGCGCTTGCAAGACGACGATGACCTTGCCGGGCTCATCACAGCCATTGAAGCGCTCGGCCGGGACAACAGGTCCTGA
- a CDS encoding glycosyltransferase family 2 protein: MTRFASPVSALIICVNEADMIGPCLESIDFCAEIIVVDSGSTDGTIECVQGYIAKGYPITLLHNDWPGFPRQRQFSLDHATQPWCLSIDPDERVDDQLRQSIVAITQADDDKISGWYIRRRDWLKGYGYAHRWVLHNRLMRLFRREGATMDLTARVHEAFHVPGETGTIEEGVLLHRREISVEEDLARANAYSGLKAVTLVEKGKNPGLVRLVLSPFGNFLKFYLAKRYFLCGRHGFVYSMSVMIYSFATEAKLYEASERNDPL, from the coding sequence ATGACTCGATTTGCAAGCCCGGTCTCGGCGCTTATCATCTGCGTGAACGAGGCCGATATGATCGGCCCGTGCCTGGAAAGCATCGACTTCTGCGCCGAGATCATCGTCGTCGATTCAGGCTCGACCGACGGCACCATCGAATGCGTGCAAGGCTATATCGCCAAGGGCTACCCGATAACGCTGCTGCACAATGACTGGCCGGGGTTTCCGCGTCAGCGGCAATTCTCGCTCGACCACGCCACCCAGCCCTGGTGTCTTTCGATCGACCCGGACGAGCGCGTCGACGACCAACTGCGGCAGTCGATCGTCGCCATCACGCAGGCGGACGACGACAAGATCAGCGGCTGGTACATCCGCCGCCGCGATTGGCTGAAGGGCTATGGCTATGCGCACCGCTGGGTGCTGCACAACAGGCTGATGCGGCTTTTCCGCCGGGAAGGCGCCACCATGGATCTCACCGCGCGGGTGCACGAAGCTTTCCACGTGCCGGGCGAGACCGGCACGATCGAAGAGGGCGTCCTGCTGCATCGCCGCGAAATATCGGTCGAGGAGGATCTTGCCCGGGCCAACGCCTATTCCGGCCTCAAGGCCGTCACGCTGGTCGAGAAGGGCAAGAACCCCGGCCTGGTGCGCCTAGTGCTGTCGCCGTTCGGCAACTTCCTGAAATTCTACCTGGCCAAGCGCTACTTCCTGTGCGGCCGACATGGCTTCGTCTACTCGATGTCGGTGATGATCTATTCCTTCGCCACCGAGGCCAAACTCTACGAAGCCTCGGAACGCAACGATCCCTTGTGA
- a CDS encoding Lrp/AsnC family transcriptional regulator codes for MPLKADLDAIDWKILRELQADGRMTNVELSNRVGISAPPCLRRVKRLEEAGIIRGYRALLNAPALGLDVVAFCLVGLHHQADAELRTFAERTRGWPIVRDAWMVSGESDFLLHCVTSDLGAFQTFVIEELTSTPNVDTVRTALTIRRVKDEGLVSFERP; via the coding sequence ATGCCCCTGAAAGCCGACCTCGACGCCATCGACTGGAAGATCCTGCGCGAGCTGCAGGCGGACGGGCGCATGACCAATGTCGAACTGTCGAACCGCGTCGGCATTTCGGCGCCGCCCTGCCTGCGCCGGGTCAAGCGGCTGGAGGAGGCCGGCATCATCCGCGGCTACCGCGCGCTGCTCAACGCGCCTGCGCTCGGCCTCGATGTCGTCGCCTTCTGCCTGGTCGGCCTGCATCATCAGGCCGATGCCGAGCTGCGCACCTTCGCCGAACGCACGCGCGGCTGGCCGATCGTGCGCGATGCCTGGATGGTTTCGGGCGAATCCGATTTCCTGCTGCACTGCGTGACAAGCGACCTCGGCGCCTTCCAGACCTTCGTCATCGAGGAACTGACCTCGACGCCGAATGTCGACACGGTGCGTACCGCGCTCACCATCCGCCGGGTCAAGGATGAAGGCCTGGTCTCGTTCGAGCGCCCCTGA
- the trxB gene encoding thioredoxin-disulfide reductase has product MITKHAPVLIIGSGPAGYTAAVYAARAMLKPMLVAGLQQGGQLMITTDVENYPGFADPIQGPWLMEQMLKQAEHVGTDIINDIITEVDLNVRPFRAKGDSGTTYTADALIIATGAQAKWLGIPTEQDFMGFGVSACATCDGFFYRGKDVAVVGGGNSAVEEALYLSNLAKSVTVIHRRSDFRAERILRERLLKKDNVRVIWDTIVDEITGRPGKAPLPPSVEGLKLKHAVTGAETHLKVDGVFVAIGHAPAVELFAGKLKQKPNGYLWTAPDSTRTDVPGVFAAGDVTDDIYRQAVTAAGLGCMAALEAEKYLAGIEVHREAAE; this is encoded by the coding sequence ATGATCACCAAGCACGCGCCTGTTCTCATCATCGGTTCCGGCCCGGCCGGCTATACAGCGGCGGTCTATGCCGCACGCGCCATGCTGAAGCCGATGCTGGTCGCCGGCCTGCAGCAGGGCGGCCAGCTGATGATCACCACCGATGTCGAAAACTATCCCGGCTTCGCCGACCCTATCCAGGGACCGTGGCTGATGGAACAGATGCTCAAGCAGGCCGAGCATGTCGGCACCGACATCATCAACGACATCATCACCGAGGTCGACCTCAACGTGCGGCCGTTCCGCGCCAAGGGCGATTCCGGCACCACCTACACGGCCGACGCGCTGATCATCGCCACCGGCGCGCAGGCGAAGTGGCTGGGCATTCCGACCGAGCAGGATTTCATGGGCTTCGGTGTCTCGGCCTGCGCCACCTGTGACGGCTTCTTCTATCGCGGCAAGGATGTCGCGGTGGTCGGCGGCGGCAATTCGGCGGTGGAGGAGGCACTCTATCTGTCGAACCTCGCCAAGAGCGTGACGGTCATCCACAGGCGCAGCGACTTTCGTGCCGAGCGTATCCTGCGCGAGCGGCTGTTGAAGAAGGACAATGTCCGCGTCATCTGGGACACGATCGTCGACGAGATCACCGGCCGCCCCGGCAAGGCGCCGCTGCCGCCGTCGGTCGAAGGGCTGAAGCTCAAGCACGCGGTGACCGGCGCCGAAACGCACCTCAAGGTCGACGGCGTGTTCGTAGCGATCGGCCATGCACCGGCGGTCGAGCTGTTCGCCGGCAAGCTGAAGCAGAAGCCGAATGGCTACCTCTGGACGGCGCCGGATTCGACGCGCACCGACGTGCCCGGTGTGTTCGCCGCGGGCGACGTGACCGACGATATCTATCGCCAGGCGGTGACGGCGGCGGGGCTCGGCTGCATGGCAGCACTGGAAGCGGAAAAGTATCTGGCCGGTATCGAGGTGCATCGCGAAGCGGCGGAATAG
- a CDS encoding LysR family transcriptional regulator yields MALDWDKLRVFHAAAEAGSFTHAAETLHLSQSAISRQVSALEHDVGVPLFNRHARGLVLTEQGEMLFRTAHDVLMKLETIKSRLTETKDRPSGVLRVTTTVGLGAGWLTERVQEFIELYPEISLQLILANEELDLTMRQADCAIRLRQPQQPDLIQRRLFTVHFHLYAAPSYVAKHGKPASVAELRNHRIVTFGLPVPSHLSELNWLETVGDFEGGQRVPSLQINDILSIKRAVQGGAGVAMLPDYVISKDSGLVQLLPETEVPSFDTYFAYPDAMKNQAKLHVFRDFIIAKARSWSF; encoded by the coding sequence ATGGCGTTGGACTGGGACAAGCTACGCGTGTTTCACGCTGCGGCGGAAGCGGGGTCGTTTACACACGCGGCCGAGACATTGCATCTGTCGCAATCGGCGATATCGCGGCAGGTCAGCGCGCTCGAGCACGATGTCGGCGTGCCGCTGTTCAATCGCCATGCGCGCGGCCTGGTGCTGACCGAACAGGGCGAGATGCTGTTCCGCACGGCGCATGACGTGCTGATGAAACTCGAGACCATCAAGTCGCGCCTGACCGAGACCAAGGACCGGCCCTCCGGCGTGCTTCGTGTGACGACGACCGTCGGTCTCGGCGCCGGCTGGCTGACTGAGCGGGTGCAGGAGTTCATCGAGCTCTATCCCGAGATCAGCCTGCAGCTGATCCTCGCCAACGAGGAACTCGACCTCACCATGCGCCAGGCCGACTGCGCCATCCGGCTGCGCCAGCCGCAGCAGCCGGACCTGATCCAGCGCCGCCTGTTCACCGTGCATTTCCATCTCTACGCGGCACCCTCCTATGTCGCCAAGCATGGCAAGCCGGCCTCCGTCGCCGAGCTCAGGAACCATCGCATCGTCACCTTCGGCCTGCCGGTGCCGTCGCATCTGTCGGAGTTGAACTGGCTGGAGACGGTCGGCGATTTCGAGGGTGGCCAGCGCGTGCCGTCGCTGCAGATCAACGACATATTGTCGATCAAGCGCGCCGTGCAGGGCGGCGCCGGCGTCGCCATGCTGCCCGACTATGTGATCAGCAAGGACTCCGGCCTGGTGCAGCTTTTGCCGGAGACCGAGGTGCCGTCCTTCGACACCTATTTCGCCTATCCCGACGCGATGAAGAACCAGGCCAAGCTGCACGTGTTTCGCGACTTCATCATTGCCAAGGCCAGAAGCTGGTCATTTTAA
- a CDS encoding methyltransferase family protein, translating to MRPFSAIAGSGIFLIAAPGVVAGLVPWLLSDHWGLPWSTVPGFVFAGGVLIVAAAAMLLHAFARFALEGLGTPAPVAPTEKLVIGGIYRHVRNPMYVAVLSIIIGQALLFSSWTLVVYAVIGAVVMSSFVRLYEEPTLARRYGAEYEIYRRNVPGWVPRLTPWRE from the coding sequence ATGCGTCCTTTTTCAGCGATCGCCGGCAGCGGCATTTTCCTGATCGCAGCGCCGGGTGTGGTTGCCGGACTTGTTCCCTGGCTGCTCAGCGATCACTGGGGCTTGCCGTGGTCCACAGTGCCGGGCTTCGTCTTTGCCGGCGGCGTCCTCATCGTCGCCGCGGCCGCCATGCTGCTGCATGCCTTCGCCCGCTTCGCGCTGGAGGGATTGGGCACCCCTGCCCCCGTCGCGCCTACAGAGAAGCTCGTGATCGGCGGCATCTACCGTCATGTCCGCAACCCAATGTATGTCGCCGTGCTGTCGATCATCATCGGCCAGGCGCTGCTGTTCTCGAGCTGGACGCTTGTCGTCTATGCCGTCATCGGCGCTGTTGTCATGAGCTCCTTCGTCAGGCTCTACGAAGAGCCGACGCTCGCCCGCCGCTACGGCGCCGAATATGAAATCTACCGCCGCAACGTCCCTGGCTGGGTGCCGCGCCTGACGCCCTGGCGAGAGTGA
- a CDS encoding elongation factor G: protein MGTRAGGRRTGPKCIAIVGPFASGKTTLLEAILARTGAIPRQNPVSSGNTVSDHSPEARAHAMSVEATVATTEFMGEQITFVDCPGSIEFSFEAEPVLAACDLAVVVAEADEKKIPALQLIMRKLDDLGVPRILFLNKVDKAIAGVRDTLKMLQPASSVPLLLRQIPLRKDGVVIGSIDLALERAYIYREYAESEVAQIPGDDKARELEARFSMLETLADHDDQLMEQLLEEIEPPKDAIFDDLAADLRDGAITPVLIGTAERGNGVLRLLKAIRHDAPDIEATRKRLGALDGGATVVQVMKTIHTPHGGKLSVSRILSGQVADGSELWLPGGDTAKVSGIYKMLGKDQFKLTAAKAGDTVALGKLDEVKTGQTLTSAKGGTKQLFTFEPPQPVFAFALRPKERKDEVKMSAAIQRLAEEDPSLSLRHNQDSAETVLSGHGEMHLRVVRERLEGKNQIPVEGHAPAVPYRETIRKPAQQRGRHKKQSGGHGQFGDVVIEIKPLPRGSGFQFTDTITGGVVPKTYIQSVETGVRDYLKTGPLGFPVVDVAVNLSDGSYHAVDSSDMAFQMAAKLAMKEGMAACSPVLLEPVMKVEIVTPSDATSKIIALIPQRRGQILGYDARPDWPGWDVVEATMPQAEIGDLIIELRSATAGVASYRAAFDHMAELTGRLADEAMNTNGKAA from the coding sequence ATGGGTACTCGCGCCGGAGGACGACGCACGGGACCGAAATGCATTGCCATAGTCGGTCCCTTTGCAAGCGGTAAGACGACACTTCTCGAAGCCATACTGGCCCGTACGGGCGCCATCCCCCGACAAAATCCCGTTTCATCAGGCAACACCGTCTCGGATCATTCGCCGGAAGCGCGCGCCCACGCCATGAGCGTCGAGGCGACGGTCGCCACCACCGAGTTCATGGGCGAGCAGATCACCTTCGTCGATTGTCCCGGCTCGATCGAATTCTCCTTCGAGGCCGAGCCGGTGCTGGCCGCCTGCGACCTAGCAGTGGTCGTGGCCGAGGCCGACGAAAAGAAGATCCCTGCCTTGCAACTCATCATGCGCAAGCTCGACGACCTCGGCGTGCCGCGCATCCTGTTCCTCAACAAGGTCGACAAGGCGATAGCAGGCGTGCGCGACACGCTGAAGATGCTGCAGCCGGCAAGCTCCGTGCCGCTCCTGCTGCGCCAGATTCCGCTGCGCAAGGACGGCGTCGTCATCGGCTCCATCGATCTGGCGCTGGAGCGCGCCTACATCTACCGCGAATATGCCGAAAGCGAGGTTGCTCAGATACCGGGCGACGACAAGGCGCGCGAATTGGAGGCGCGCTTCTCCATGCTGGAAACCCTGGCCGACCATGACGACCAACTGATGGAACAGCTGCTCGAGGAGATCGAGCCGCCGAAGGATGCGATCTTCGACGACCTCGCCGCCGATCTGCGCGATGGCGCGATAACGCCGGTGCTGATCGGCACGGCGGAAAGAGGCAATGGCGTGCTGCGCCTCTTGAAGGCGATCCGCCACGACGCACCCGACATCGAGGCGACCCGCAAGCGGCTTGGCGCTCTGGACGGCGGTGCCACCGTGGTCCAGGTGATGAAGACCATCCACACGCCGCATGGCGGCAAGCTGTCGGTGTCGCGTATCCTGTCCGGCCAGGTCGCCGACGGCTCGGAACTCTGGCTGCCCGGCGGCGACACGGCCAAGGTTTCCGGCATCTACAAGATGCTCGGCAAGGACCAGTTCAAGCTCACCGCCGCCAAGGCCGGCGACACCGTGGCGCTCGGCAAGCTGGACGAGGTCAAGACCGGCCAGACGCTGACCTCGGCCAAGGGCGGCACAAAGCAGCTGTTCACGTTCGAGCCGCCGCAGCCGGTCTTCGCCTTTGCGCTCAGGCCAAAGGAGCGCAAGGACGAGGTCAAGATGTCGGCCGCCATCCAGCGGCTGGCCGAGGAAGATCCCTCGCTCAGCCTGCGCCACAACCAGGATTCGGCCGAGACGGTGCTGTCAGGCCATGGCGAGATGCATCTGCGTGTCGTGCGCGAGCGGCTGGAGGGCAAGAACCAGATCCCGGTCGAAGGCCACGCGCCGGCGGTGCCCTATCGCGAGACGATCCGCAAACCGGCGCAGCAGCGCGGTCGCCACAAGAAGCAGTCGGGCGGCCATGGCCAGTTCGGCGATGTGGTGATCGAGATCAAGCCGCTGCCGCGCGGCTCCGGCTTCCAGTTCACCGACACCATCACCGGCGGCGTCGTGCCGAAGACCTATATCCAGTCGGTCGAGACCGGCGTGCGCGATTACCTGAAGACAGGTCCGCTCGGCTTCCCCGTCGTCGACGTCGCCGTCAACCTGTCGGACGGCTCCTACCATGCGGTCGATTCCTCCGACATGGCCTTCCAGATGGCGGCGAAGCTGGCGATGAAGGAAGGCATGGCCGCCTGCTCGCCGGTGCTGCTGGAGCCGGTAATGAAGGTCGAGATCGTCACGCCGTCCGACGCGACCTCGAAGATCATTGCGCTGATCCCGCAGCGGCGCGGCCAGATCCTCGGCTATGACGCGCGGCCCGACTGGCCGGGATGGGATGTCGTCGAGGCGACGATGCCGCAGGCCGAGATCGGCGACCTGATCATCGAACTGCGCTCGGCGACCGCGGGTGTCGCCAGCTATCGCGCCGCCTTCGACCATATGGCCGAACTCACCGGCCGCCTCGCCGACGAAGCGATGAACACCAACGGCAAGGCTGCCTGA
- a CDS encoding putative bifunctional diguanylate cyclase/phosphodiesterase, producing the protein MSILATIKDHSGRIYRGIQALLLLSIGAAALGAFDISRNLPSDGAFAVSILATSLALLALMYMRSSVVHRLRSAAAAEAEKHHFLTRDAMTGAMTRRYFLEALRDSLGTMRDRREATLLLIDVDHFKQLNDTFGHQFGDLALVHLVKTSERIFAGGMVGRLGGDEFGVVIPHSDLAAINKDIRQLLDTMRAGKSHEGKTIPLSISVGVALAPAHASNTAELMLVADLALYESKAAGRGRVTVFDEEMLSDKRYRRLVERELRAAVYLGELELHYQPIVNPDGSTCAFEGLIRWRHPVRGLISPAEFIPIAERSTLIDMLGEWVFKRACADVGHFPGRRISINVSGEQLKRDEIVTMCDRVLKETGRSAAQFIIEITETVATAATPEILRRLEALRGLGFHIALDDFGTGHCGFNYLKTLPIDSIKIDRSYIRSLAHDQVAQIFVSALAQIARIQDVTIVAEGVETQEEFALAKAAGCNRFQGYFFGKPAPRDKVIPLRAINAEPMALSA; encoded by the coding sequence ATGAGCATACTGGCGACGATCAAGGACCATAGCGGCCGGATCTATCGTGGCATCCAGGCCCTGCTTCTGCTCAGCATCGGCGCGGCCGCACTCGGCGCTTTCGACATTTCACGGAACCTGCCCTCGGACGGCGCCTTCGCCGTTTCGATCCTGGCCACCAGCCTTGCCTTGCTGGCGCTGATGTATATGCGCAGCAGCGTCGTCCACCGCCTGCGCTCGGCGGCGGCCGCCGAGGCGGAAAAACATCATTTCCTGACCAGGGACGCCATGACCGGGGCGATGACCAGGCGCTATTTCCTCGAAGCGCTGCGCGACAGTCTGGGCACCATGCGCGACCGGCGCGAGGCGACCCTGCTTTTGATCGACGTCGATCACTTCAAGCAGCTCAACGACACGTTCGGACATCAGTTCGGCGACCTCGCTCTGGTGCACCTGGTCAAGACTTCAGAACGCATCTTTGCAGGCGGCATGGTCGGGCGGCTGGGCGGCGACGAATTCGGCGTCGTCATTCCGCATAGCGACCTCGCCGCCATCAACAAGGATATCAGGCAATTGCTCGATACGATGCGGGCCGGCAAATCGCATGAAGGCAAGACCATTCCACTCTCCATTTCGGTCGGCGTGGCGCTGGCGCCGGCCCATGCCTCCAACACGGCGGAACTGATGCTGGTTGCCGACCTGGCGCTCTATGAAAGCAAGGCGGCGGGCCGTGGCCGCGTCACCGTGTTCGACGAGGAGATGCTGTCCGACAAGCGCTACCGGCGCCTGGTCGAGCGGGAATTGCGCGCCGCGGTCTATCTCGGCGAGCTCGAGCTGCACTATCAGCCGATCGTCAATCCGGACGGGTCCACTTGTGCTTTCGAAGGCCTGATCCGCTGGCGCCATCCGGTTCGCGGGCTGATTTCGCCGGCCGAGTTCATTCCCATCGCCGAACGCTCGACGCTGATCGACATGCTGGGCGAATGGGTGTTCAAGCGGGCTTGCGCCGATGTCGGCCATTTCCCCGGGCGCCGCATCTCGATCAACGTCTCCGGCGAGCAGCTGAAGCGCGACGAGATCGTCACCATGTGCGACCGCGTGCTGAAGGAAACCGGCCGTTCGGCGGCGCAATTCATCATCGAGATCACCGAGACGGTGGCGACCGCCGCCACGCCGGAAATCCTGCGGCGCCTCGAAGCGTTGCGCGGCCTCGGCTTCCACATCGCGCTCGACGATTTCGGCACCGGCCATTGCGGCTTCAACTATCTGAAAACCTTGCCCATCGACAGCATCAAGATCGACCGCTCCTACATCCGCAGCCTTGCCCACGACCAGGTGGCGCAGATCTTCGTTTCGGCGCTGGCGCAGATCGCGCGCATCCAGGACGTCACCATCGTGGCGGAAGGCGTCGAGACACAGGAAGAGTTCGCGCTGGCCAAGGCCGCCGGCTGCAACCGTTTCCAGGGCTATTTCTTCGGCAAGCCGGCGCCGCGCGACAAGGTGATCCCCTTGCGCGCCATCAATGCCGAACCCATGGCGCTGAGCGCCTGA
- a CDS encoding cupin domain-containing protein, with amino-acid sequence MKIIACGSVPTVIAPEKYFTGRVLQTPIIESEAPARLRATLVSFEPGARTHWHTHPFGQTLYVTSGAGLAQTLGGPVQQIRAGDVVSFAPGEKHWHGAAPKSAMTHIAMQEALDGVYVDWLEAVSGEQYAS; translated from the coding sequence ATGAAGATCATTGCTTGCGGCAGCGTGCCGACCGTCATAGCGCCGGAGAAGTATTTCACCGGCCGGGTTCTGCAGACGCCGATCATCGAGAGCGAGGCGCCGGCGCGGCTGAGAGCGACACTGGTCAGCTTCGAGCCGGGCGCGCGCACCCACTGGCACACGCATCCATTCGGCCAGACACTTTATGTCACCTCCGGTGCCGGGCTTGCCCAGACATTGGGTGGCCCGGTCCAGCAGATCAGGGCCGGCGACGTGGTCTCGTTCGCGCCCGGCGAGAAGCACTGGCATGGTGCGGCGCCGAAATCGGCGATGACGCATATCGCCATGCAGGAAGCGCTGGACGGTGTCTATGTCGACTGGCTGGAAGCGGTTTCCGGCGAGCAATACGCCAGCTGA